One genomic region from Harpia harpyja isolate bHarHar1 chromosome 1, bHarHar1 primary haplotype, whole genome shotgun sequence encodes:
- the CREM gene encoding cAMP-responsive element modulator isoform X4: protein MCPLHSRLSTVLSGLLRWQMQSDGQMTMDMVESQQDDSAVDSVPEGDAGHLQNQPGQSQISPGSEVSVAASSAGRGSPAVTLVQLPSGQTAHVKGVIQATQPSVIQSPHMQAVQVASIADESAESEGIIDCQKRREILSRRPSYRKILNELSSDAPAVPKIEEEDKSEDEGAPSGISAMAMPTSLYHTNTGQYITITQGGTIQISNPASDGVHGLQTLAMTNSGTPQPGATIVQYAGQSPDGTQQFFVPGSQVVVQAATGDMPAYQIRTPTTTLPQGVVMAASPGTLHSPQQLAEEATRKRELRLLKNREAAKECRRRKKEYIKCLESRVAVLEVQNKKLIEELETLKDICSSKAD from the exons ATGTGTCCTCTTCACAGCAGACTCAGCACTGTCTTGTCTGGATTATTGAGGTGGCAGATGCAGAGTGACGG ACAGATGACCATGGACATGGTTGAATCCCAACAGGATGACAGTGCAGTGGATTCTGTgccagagggagatgctggtcacctTCAGAATCAGCCAGGCCAAAGTCAGATTTCCCCAGGATCTGAG GTTTCTGTAGCTGCATCAAGTGCTGGAAGAGGATCTCCAGCTGTAACTCTAGTGCAGTTGCCTTCTGGTCAAACTGCTCATGTCAAGGGTGTAATTCAAGCCACACAGCCCTCAGTCATTCAGTCACCACACATGCAAGCTGTTCAG GTAGCATCGATTGCAGATGAATCTGCTGAATCAGAAGGGATAATTGATTGTCAAAAACGTAGGGAAATACTTTCAAGAAGGCCTTCATACCG AAAAATTTTGAATGAACTCTCATCAGATGCTCCTGCAGTACCGAAGATTGAAGAAGAAGATAAGTCAGAAGATGAAGGAGCGCCTTCTGGAATTTCTGCAATGGCCATGCCAACCAGCCTGTATCATACTAACACAGGGCAATACA TTACTATAACTCAAGGTGGTACAATCCAGATTTCTAATCCAGCCTCTGATGGTGTCCATGGACTACAGACATTAGCAATGACAAATTCAGGAACTCCTCAGCCAGGTGCTACCATTGTGCAATATGCAGGACAATCACCTGATGGCACACAACAGTTTTTTGTTCCCGGAAGCCAAGTTGTTGTTCAAG CTGCCACTGGAGACATGCCAGCTTACCAGATTCGAACTCCCACTACTACCTTACCTCAGGGAGTAGTAATGGCAGCTTCACCAGGGACTTTGCATAGCCCTCAGCAGCTGGCAGAAGAGGCAACACGCAAGAGAGAGCTGAGACTTCTGAAAAATAG GGAAGCTGCTAAAGAATGTCGACGTCGGAAGAAAGAATACATAAAATGTCTGGAGAGTCGTGTTGCAGTGCTAGAAGTTCAGAACAAGAAACTTATAGAGGAGCTTGAAACCCTAAAAGACATTTGCTCTTCCAAAGCAGattag
- the CREM gene encoding cAMP-responsive element modulator isoform X3, with the protein MCPLHSRLSTVLSGLLRWQMQSDGQMTMDMVESQQDDSAVDSVPEGDAGHLQNQPGQSQISPGSEVSVAASSAGRGSPAVTLVQLPSGQTAHVKGVIQATQPSVIQSPHMQAVQVASIADESAESEGIIDCQKRREILSRRPSYRKILNELSSDAPAVPKIEEEDKSEDEGAPSGISAMAMPTSLYHTNTGQYITITQGGTIQISNPASDGVHGLQTLAMTNSGTPQPGATIVQYAGQSPDGTQQFFVPGSQVVVQAATGDMPAYQIRTPTTTLPQGVVMAASPGTLHSPQQLAEEATRKRELRLLKNREAARECRRKKKEYVKCLENRVAVLENQNKTLIEELKALKDLYCHKAE; encoded by the exons ATGTGTCCTCTTCACAGCAGACTCAGCACTGTCTTGTCTGGATTATTGAGGTGGCAGATGCAGAGTGACGG ACAGATGACCATGGACATGGTTGAATCCCAACAGGATGACAGTGCAGTGGATTCTGTgccagagggagatgctggtcacctTCAGAATCAGCCAGGCCAAAGTCAGATTTCCCCAGGATCTGAG GTTTCTGTAGCTGCATCAAGTGCTGGAAGAGGATCTCCAGCTGTAACTCTAGTGCAGTTGCCTTCTGGTCAAACTGCTCATGTCAAGGGTGTAATTCAAGCCACACAGCCCTCAGTCATTCAGTCACCACACATGCAAGCTGTTCAG GTAGCATCGATTGCAGATGAATCTGCTGAATCAGAAGGGATAATTGATTGTCAAAAACGTAGGGAAATACTTTCAAGAAGGCCTTCATACCG AAAAATTTTGAATGAACTCTCATCAGATGCTCCTGCAGTACCGAAGATTGAAGAAGAAGATAAGTCAGAAGATGAAGGAGCGCCTTCTGGAATTTCTGCAATGGCCATGCCAACCAGCCTGTATCATACTAACACAGGGCAATACA TTACTATAACTCAAGGTGGTACAATCCAGATTTCTAATCCAGCCTCTGATGGTGTCCATGGACTACAGACATTAGCAATGACAAATTCAGGAACTCCTCAGCCAGGTGCTACCATTGTGCAATATGCAGGACAATCACCTGATGGCACACAACAGTTTTTTGTTCCCGGAAGCCAAGTTGTTGTTCAAG CTGCCACTGGAGACATGCCAGCTTACCAGATTCGAACTCCCACTACTACCTTACCTCAGGGAGTAGTAATGGCAGCTTCACCAGGGACTTTGCATAGCCCTCAGCAGCTGGCAGAAGAGGCAACACGCAAGAGAGAGCTGAGACTTCTGAAAAATAG GGAAGCTGCCAGAGAATGTcgcagaaagaagaaagaatatgtCAAATGTCTTGAAAATCGTGTGGCTGTGcttgaaaaccaaaacaagactCTCATTGAGGAACTCAAGGCCCTCAAAGATCTTTATTGTCATAAAGCAGAATAA
- the CREM gene encoding cAMP-responsive element modulator isoform X9, with protein MCPLHSRLSTVLSGLLRWQMQSDGQMTMDMVESQQDDSAVDSVPEGDAGHLQNQPGQSQISPGSEVASIADESAESEGIIDCQKRREILSRRPSYRKILNELSSDAPAVPKIEEEDKSEDEGAPSGISAMAMPTSLYHTNTGQYITITQGGTIQISNPASDGVHGLQTLAMTNSGTPQPGATIVQYAGQSPDGTQQFFVPGSQVVVQAATGDMPAYQIRTPTTTLPQGVVMAASPGTLHSPQQLAEEATRKRELRLLKNREAARECRRKKKEYVKCLENRVAVLENQNKTLIEELKALKDLYCHKAE; from the exons ATGTGTCCTCTTCACAGCAGACTCAGCACTGTCTTGTCTGGATTATTGAGGTGGCAGATGCAGAGTGACGG ACAGATGACCATGGACATGGTTGAATCCCAACAGGATGACAGTGCAGTGGATTCTGTgccagagggagatgctggtcacctTCAGAATCAGCCAGGCCAAAGTCAGATTTCCCCAGGATCTGAG GTAGCATCGATTGCAGATGAATCTGCTGAATCAGAAGGGATAATTGATTGTCAAAAACGTAGGGAAATACTTTCAAGAAGGCCTTCATACCG AAAAATTTTGAATGAACTCTCATCAGATGCTCCTGCAGTACCGAAGATTGAAGAAGAAGATAAGTCAGAAGATGAAGGAGCGCCTTCTGGAATTTCTGCAATGGCCATGCCAACCAGCCTGTATCATACTAACACAGGGCAATACA TTACTATAACTCAAGGTGGTACAATCCAGATTTCTAATCCAGCCTCTGATGGTGTCCATGGACTACAGACATTAGCAATGACAAATTCAGGAACTCCTCAGCCAGGTGCTACCATTGTGCAATATGCAGGACAATCACCTGATGGCACACAACAGTTTTTTGTTCCCGGAAGCCAAGTTGTTGTTCAAG CTGCCACTGGAGACATGCCAGCTTACCAGATTCGAACTCCCACTACTACCTTACCTCAGGGAGTAGTAATGGCAGCTTCACCAGGGACTTTGCATAGCCCTCAGCAGCTGGCAGAAGAGGCAACACGCAAGAGAGAGCTGAGACTTCTGAAAAATAG GGAAGCTGCCAGAGAATGTcgcagaaagaagaaagaatatgtCAAATGTCTTGAAAATCGTGTGGCTGTGcttgaaaaccaaaacaagactCTCATTGAGGAACTCAAGGCCCTCAAAGATCTTTATTGTCATAAAGCAGAATAA
- the CREM gene encoding cAMP-responsive element modulator isoform X1: MCPLHSRLSTVLSGLLRWQMQSDGQMTMDMVESQQDDSAVDSVPEGDAGHLQNQPGQSQISPGSEVSVAASSAGRGSPAVTLVQLPSGQTAHVKGVIQATQPSVIQSPHMQAVQVASIADESAESEGIIDCQKRREILSRRPSYRKILNELSSDAPAVPKIEEEDKSEDEGAPSGISAMAMPTSLYHTNTGQYITITQGGTIQISNPASDGVHGLQTLAMTNSGTPQPGATIVQYAGQSPDGTQQFFVPGSQVVVQAATGDMPAYQIRTPTTTLPQGVVMAASPGTLHSPQQLAEEATRKRELRLLKNSFKTSIYAISHTTCGKVTLSQLDNLSCSKMLKKWTPSTSKASSGIECLFSHMLLKILPKAFSFNITEF, translated from the exons ATGTGTCCTCTTCACAGCAGACTCAGCACTGTCTTGTCTGGATTATTGAGGTGGCAGATGCAGAGTGACGG ACAGATGACCATGGACATGGTTGAATCCCAACAGGATGACAGTGCAGTGGATTCTGTgccagagggagatgctggtcacctTCAGAATCAGCCAGGCCAAAGTCAGATTTCCCCAGGATCTGAG GTTTCTGTAGCTGCATCAAGTGCTGGAAGAGGATCTCCAGCTGTAACTCTAGTGCAGTTGCCTTCTGGTCAAACTGCTCATGTCAAGGGTGTAATTCAAGCCACACAGCCCTCAGTCATTCAGTCACCACACATGCAAGCTGTTCAG GTAGCATCGATTGCAGATGAATCTGCTGAATCAGAAGGGATAATTGATTGTCAAAAACGTAGGGAAATACTTTCAAGAAGGCCTTCATACCG AAAAATTTTGAATGAACTCTCATCAGATGCTCCTGCAGTACCGAAGATTGAAGAAGAAGATAAGTCAGAAGATGAAGGAGCGCCTTCTGGAATTTCTGCAATGGCCATGCCAACCAGCCTGTATCATACTAACACAGGGCAATACA TTACTATAACTCAAGGTGGTACAATCCAGATTTCTAATCCAGCCTCTGATGGTGTCCATGGACTACAGACATTAGCAATGACAAATTCAGGAACTCCTCAGCCAGGTGCTACCATTGTGCAATATGCAGGACAATCACCTGATGGCACACAACAGTTTTTTGTTCCCGGAAGCCAAGTTGTTGTTCAAG CTGCCACTGGAGACATGCCAGCTTACCAGATTCGAACTCCCACTACTACCTTACCTCAGGGAGTAGTAATGGCAGCTTCACCAGGGACTTTGCATAGCCCTCAGCAGCTGGCAGAAGAGGCAACACGCAAGAGAGAGCTGAGACTTCTGAAAAATAG TTTTAAAACTAGCATCTATGCTATCTCTCATACAACTTGTGGGAAAGTTACACTCTCACAATTGGACAATTTATCATGTTCCAAGATGTTAAAGAAATGGACTCCCAGTACTTCTAAAGCTTCTTCTGGAATTGAATGCTTGTTCAGTCACATGCTTCTGAAAATACTACCCAAAGCGTTTAGCTTCAATATAACAGAATTCTGA
- the CREM gene encoding cAMP-responsive element modulator isoform X7 → MCPLHSRLSTVLSGLLRWQMQSDGQMTMDMVESQQDDSAVDSVPEGDAGHLQNQPGQSQISPGSEVASIADESAESEGIIDCQKRREILSRRPSYRKILNELSSDAPAVPKIEEEDKSEDEGAPSGISAMAMPTSLYHTNTGQYITITQGGTIQISNPASDGVHGLQTLAMTNSGTPQPGATIVQYAGQSPDGTQQFFVPGSQVVVQAATGDMPAYQIRTPTTTLPQGVVMAASPGTLHSPQQLAEEATRKRELRLLKNSFKTSIYAISHTTCGKVTLSQLDNLSCSKMLKKWTPSTSKASSGIECLFSHMLLKILPKAFSFNITEF, encoded by the exons ATGTGTCCTCTTCACAGCAGACTCAGCACTGTCTTGTCTGGATTATTGAGGTGGCAGATGCAGAGTGACGG ACAGATGACCATGGACATGGTTGAATCCCAACAGGATGACAGTGCAGTGGATTCTGTgccagagggagatgctggtcacctTCAGAATCAGCCAGGCCAAAGTCAGATTTCCCCAGGATCTGAG GTAGCATCGATTGCAGATGAATCTGCTGAATCAGAAGGGATAATTGATTGTCAAAAACGTAGGGAAATACTTTCAAGAAGGCCTTCATACCG AAAAATTTTGAATGAACTCTCATCAGATGCTCCTGCAGTACCGAAGATTGAAGAAGAAGATAAGTCAGAAGATGAAGGAGCGCCTTCTGGAATTTCTGCAATGGCCATGCCAACCAGCCTGTATCATACTAACACAGGGCAATACA TTACTATAACTCAAGGTGGTACAATCCAGATTTCTAATCCAGCCTCTGATGGTGTCCATGGACTACAGACATTAGCAATGACAAATTCAGGAACTCCTCAGCCAGGTGCTACCATTGTGCAATATGCAGGACAATCACCTGATGGCACACAACAGTTTTTTGTTCCCGGAAGCCAAGTTGTTGTTCAAG CTGCCACTGGAGACATGCCAGCTTACCAGATTCGAACTCCCACTACTACCTTACCTCAGGGAGTAGTAATGGCAGCTTCACCAGGGACTTTGCATAGCCCTCAGCAGCTGGCAGAAGAGGCAACACGCAAGAGAGAGCTGAGACTTCTGAAAAATAG TTTTAAAACTAGCATCTATGCTATCTCTCATACAACTTGTGGGAAAGTTACACTCTCACAATTGGACAATTTATCATGTTCCAAGATGTTAAAGAAATGGACTCCCAGTACTTCTAAAGCTTCTTCTGGAATTGAATGCTTGTTCAGTCACATGCTTCTGAAAATACTACCCAAAGCGTTTAGCTTCAATATAACAGAATTCTGA
- the CREM gene encoding cAMP-responsive element modulator isoform X15, with translation MTKCAKKYGKATVRQMTMDMVESQQDDSAVDSVPEGDAGHLQNQPGQSQISPGSEVSVAASSAGRGSPAVTLVQLPSGQTAHVKGVIQATQPSVIQSPHMQAVQVASIADESAESEGIIDCQKRREILSRRPSYRKILNELSSDAPAVPKIEEEDKSEDEGAPSGISAMAMPTSLYHTNTGQYITITQGGTIQISNPASDGVHGLQTLAMTNSGTPQPGATIVQYAGQSPDGTQQFFVPGSQVVVQDRDLLLLSHVAAATGDMPAYQIRTPTTTLPQGVVMAASPGTLHSPQQLAEEATRKRELRLLKNREAAKECRRRKKEYIKCLESRVAVLEVQNKKLIEELETLKDICSSKAD, from the exons ATGACTAAGTGTGCCAAGAAATATGGAAAAGCAACTGTCAG ACAGATGACCATGGACATGGTTGAATCCCAACAGGATGACAGTGCAGTGGATTCTGTgccagagggagatgctggtcacctTCAGAATCAGCCAGGCCAAAGTCAGATTTCCCCAGGATCTGAG GTTTCTGTAGCTGCATCAAGTGCTGGAAGAGGATCTCCAGCTGTAACTCTAGTGCAGTTGCCTTCTGGTCAAACTGCTCATGTCAAGGGTGTAATTCAAGCCACACAGCCCTCAGTCATTCAGTCACCACACATGCAAGCTGTTCAG GTAGCATCGATTGCAGATGAATCTGCTGAATCAGAAGGGATAATTGATTGTCAAAAACGTAGGGAAATACTTTCAAGAAGGCCTTCATACCG AAAAATTTTGAATGAACTCTCATCAGATGCTCCTGCAGTACCGAAGATTGAAGAAGAAGATAAGTCAGAAGATGAAGGAGCGCCTTCTGGAATTTCTGCAATGGCCATGCCAACCAGCCTGTATCATACTAACACAGGGCAATACA TTACTATAACTCAAGGTGGTACAATCCAGATTTCTAATCCAGCCTCTGATGGTGTCCATGGACTACAGACATTAGCAATGACAAATTCAGGAACTCCTCAGCCAGGTGCTACCATTGTGCAATATGCAGGACAATCACCTGATGGCACACAACAGTTTTTTGTTCCCGGAAGCCAAGTTGTTGTTCAAG ATAGGGACTTGCTTTTGTTAAGCCATGTTGCAG CTGCCACTGGAGACATGCCAGCTTACCAGATTCGAACTCCCACTACTACCTTACCTCAGGGAGTAGTAATGGCAGCTTCACCAGGGACTTTGCATAGCCCTCAGCAGCTGGCAGAAGAGGCAACACGCAAGAGAGAGCTGAGACTTCTGAAAAATAG GGAAGCTGCTAAAGAATGTCGACGTCGGAAGAAAGAATACATAAAATGTCTGGAGAGTCGTGTTGCAGTGCTAGAAGTTCAGAACAAGAAACTTATAGAGGAGCTTGAAACCCTAAAAGACATTTGCTCTTCCAAAGCAGattag
- the CREM gene encoding cAMP-responsive element modulator isoform X2: protein MTKCAKKYGKATVRQMTMDMVESQQDDSAVDSVPEGDAGHLQNQPGQSQISPGSEVSVAASSAGRGSPAVTLVQLPSGQTAHVKGVIQATQPSVIQSPHMQAVQVASIADESAESEGIIDCQKRREILSRRPSYRKILNELSSDAPAVPKIEEEDKSEDEGAPSGISAMAMPTSLYHTNTGQYITITQGGTIQISNPASDGVHGLQTLAMTNSGTPQPGATIVQYAGQSPDGTQQFFVPGSQVVVQAATGDMPAYQIRTPTTTLPQGVVMAASPGTLHSPQQLAEEATRKRELRLLKNSFKTSIYAISHTTCGKVTLSQLDNLSCSKMLKKWTPSTSKASSGIECLFSHMLLKILPKAFSFNITEF, encoded by the exons ATGACTAAGTGTGCCAAGAAATATGGAAAAGCAACTGTCAG ACAGATGACCATGGACATGGTTGAATCCCAACAGGATGACAGTGCAGTGGATTCTGTgccagagggagatgctggtcacctTCAGAATCAGCCAGGCCAAAGTCAGATTTCCCCAGGATCTGAG GTTTCTGTAGCTGCATCAAGTGCTGGAAGAGGATCTCCAGCTGTAACTCTAGTGCAGTTGCCTTCTGGTCAAACTGCTCATGTCAAGGGTGTAATTCAAGCCACACAGCCCTCAGTCATTCAGTCACCACACATGCAAGCTGTTCAG GTAGCATCGATTGCAGATGAATCTGCTGAATCAGAAGGGATAATTGATTGTCAAAAACGTAGGGAAATACTTTCAAGAAGGCCTTCATACCG AAAAATTTTGAATGAACTCTCATCAGATGCTCCTGCAGTACCGAAGATTGAAGAAGAAGATAAGTCAGAAGATGAAGGAGCGCCTTCTGGAATTTCTGCAATGGCCATGCCAACCAGCCTGTATCATACTAACACAGGGCAATACA TTACTATAACTCAAGGTGGTACAATCCAGATTTCTAATCCAGCCTCTGATGGTGTCCATGGACTACAGACATTAGCAATGACAAATTCAGGAACTCCTCAGCCAGGTGCTACCATTGTGCAATATGCAGGACAATCACCTGATGGCACACAACAGTTTTTTGTTCCCGGAAGCCAAGTTGTTGTTCAAG CTGCCACTGGAGACATGCCAGCTTACCAGATTCGAACTCCCACTACTACCTTACCTCAGGGAGTAGTAATGGCAGCTTCACCAGGGACTTTGCATAGCCCTCAGCAGCTGGCAGAAGAGGCAACACGCAAGAGAGAGCTGAGACTTCTGAAAAATAG TTTTAAAACTAGCATCTATGCTATCTCTCATACAACTTGTGGGAAAGTTACACTCTCACAATTGGACAATTTATCATGTTCCAAGATGTTAAAGAAATGGACTCCCAGTACTTCTAAAGCTTCTTCTGGAATTGAATGCTTGTTCAGTCACATGCTTCTGAAAATACTACCCAAAGCGTTTAGCTTCAATATAACAGAATTCTGA
- the CREM gene encoding cAMP-responsive element modulator isoform X8, giving the protein MTKCAKKYGKATVRQMTMDMVESQQDDSAVDSVPEGDAGHLQNQPGQSQISPGSEVASIADESAESEGIIDCQKRREILSRRPSYRKILNELSSDAPAVPKIEEEDKSEDEGAPSGISAMAMPTSLYHTNTGQYITITQGGTIQISNPASDGVHGLQTLAMTNSGTPQPGATIVQYAGQSPDGTQQFFVPGSQVVVQAATGDMPAYQIRTPTTTLPQGVVMAASPGTLHSPQQLAEEATRKRELRLLKNSFKTSIYAISHTTCGKVTLSQLDNLSCSKMLKKWTPSTSKASSGIECLFSHMLLKILPKAFSFNITEF; this is encoded by the exons ATGACTAAGTGTGCCAAGAAATATGGAAAAGCAACTGTCAG ACAGATGACCATGGACATGGTTGAATCCCAACAGGATGACAGTGCAGTGGATTCTGTgccagagggagatgctggtcacctTCAGAATCAGCCAGGCCAAAGTCAGATTTCCCCAGGATCTGAG GTAGCATCGATTGCAGATGAATCTGCTGAATCAGAAGGGATAATTGATTGTCAAAAACGTAGGGAAATACTTTCAAGAAGGCCTTCATACCG AAAAATTTTGAATGAACTCTCATCAGATGCTCCTGCAGTACCGAAGATTGAAGAAGAAGATAAGTCAGAAGATGAAGGAGCGCCTTCTGGAATTTCTGCAATGGCCATGCCAACCAGCCTGTATCATACTAACACAGGGCAATACA TTACTATAACTCAAGGTGGTACAATCCAGATTTCTAATCCAGCCTCTGATGGTGTCCATGGACTACAGACATTAGCAATGACAAATTCAGGAACTCCTCAGCCAGGTGCTACCATTGTGCAATATGCAGGACAATCACCTGATGGCACACAACAGTTTTTTGTTCCCGGAAGCCAAGTTGTTGTTCAAG CTGCCACTGGAGACATGCCAGCTTACCAGATTCGAACTCCCACTACTACCTTACCTCAGGGAGTAGTAATGGCAGCTTCACCAGGGACTTTGCATAGCCCTCAGCAGCTGGCAGAAGAGGCAACACGCAAGAGAGAGCTGAGACTTCTGAAAAATAG TTTTAAAACTAGCATCTATGCTATCTCTCATACAACTTGTGGGAAAGTTACACTCTCACAATTGGACAATTTATCATGTTCCAAGATGTTAAAGAAATGGACTCCCAGTACTTCTAAAGCTTCTTCTGGAATTGAATGCTTGTTCAGTCACATGCTTCTGAAAATACTACCCAAAGCGTTTAGCTTCAATATAACAGAATTCTGA
- the CREM gene encoding cAMP-responsive element modulator isoform X12, with protein sequence MTKCAKKYGKATVRQMTMDMVESQQDDSAVDSVPEGDAGHLQNQPGQSQISPGSEVASIADESAESEGIIDCQKRREILSRRPSYRKILNELSSDAPAVPKIEEEDKSEDEGAPSGISAMAMPTSLYHTNTGQYITITQGGTIQISNPASDGVHGLQTLAMTNSGTPQPGATIVQYAGQSPDGTQQFFVPGSQVVVQAATGDMPAYQIRTPTTTLPQGVVMAASPGTLHSPQQLAEEATRKRELRLLKNREAAKECRRRKKEYIKCLESRVAVLEVQNKKLIEELETLKDICSSKAD encoded by the exons ATGACTAAGTGTGCCAAGAAATATGGAAAAGCAACTGTCAG ACAGATGACCATGGACATGGTTGAATCCCAACAGGATGACAGTGCAGTGGATTCTGTgccagagggagatgctggtcacctTCAGAATCAGCCAGGCCAAAGTCAGATTTCCCCAGGATCTGAG GTAGCATCGATTGCAGATGAATCTGCTGAATCAGAAGGGATAATTGATTGTCAAAAACGTAGGGAAATACTTTCAAGAAGGCCTTCATACCG AAAAATTTTGAATGAACTCTCATCAGATGCTCCTGCAGTACCGAAGATTGAAGAAGAAGATAAGTCAGAAGATGAAGGAGCGCCTTCTGGAATTTCTGCAATGGCCATGCCAACCAGCCTGTATCATACTAACACAGGGCAATACA TTACTATAACTCAAGGTGGTACAATCCAGATTTCTAATCCAGCCTCTGATGGTGTCCATGGACTACAGACATTAGCAATGACAAATTCAGGAACTCCTCAGCCAGGTGCTACCATTGTGCAATATGCAGGACAATCACCTGATGGCACACAACAGTTTTTTGTTCCCGGAAGCCAAGTTGTTGTTCAAG CTGCCACTGGAGACATGCCAGCTTACCAGATTCGAACTCCCACTACTACCTTACCTCAGGGAGTAGTAATGGCAGCTTCACCAGGGACTTTGCATAGCCCTCAGCAGCTGGCAGAAGAGGCAACACGCAAGAGAGAGCTGAGACTTCTGAAAAATAG GGAAGCTGCTAAAGAATGTCGACGTCGGAAGAAAGAATACATAAAATGTCTGGAGAGTCGTGTTGCAGTGCTAGAAGTTCAGAACAAGAAACTTATAGAGGAGCTTGAAACCCTAAAAGACATTTGCTCTTCCAAAGCAGattag
- the CREM gene encoding cAMP-responsive element modulator isoform X6 produces MTKCAKKYGKATVRQMTMDMVESQQDDSAVDSVPEGDAGHLQNQPGQSQISPGSEVSVAASSAGRGSPAVTLVQLPSGQTAHVKGVIQATQPSVIQSPHMQAVQVASIADESAESEGIIDCQKRREILSRRPSYRKILNELSSDAPAVPKIEEEDKSEDEGAPSGISAMAMPTSLYHTNTGQYITITQGGTIQISNPASDGVHGLQTLAMTNSGTPQPGATIVQYAGQSPDGTQQFFVPGSQVVVQAATGDMPAYQIRTPTTTLPQGVVMAASPGTLHSPQQLAEEATRKRELRLLKNREAARECRRKKKEYVKCLENRVAVLENQNKTLIEELKALKDLYCHKAE; encoded by the exons ATGACTAAGTGTGCCAAGAAATATGGAAAAGCAACTGTCAG ACAGATGACCATGGACATGGTTGAATCCCAACAGGATGACAGTGCAGTGGATTCTGTgccagagggagatgctggtcacctTCAGAATCAGCCAGGCCAAAGTCAGATTTCCCCAGGATCTGAG GTTTCTGTAGCTGCATCAAGTGCTGGAAGAGGATCTCCAGCTGTAACTCTAGTGCAGTTGCCTTCTGGTCAAACTGCTCATGTCAAGGGTGTAATTCAAGCCACACAGCCCTCAGTCATTCAGTCACCACACATGCAAGCTGTTCAG GTAGCATCGATTGCAGATGAATCTGCTGAATCAGAAGGGATAATTGATTGTCAAAAACGTAGGGAAATACTTTCAAGAAGGCCTTCATACCG AAAAATTTTGAATGAACTCTCATCAGATGCTCCTGCAGTACCGAAGATTGAAGAAGAAGATAAGTCAGAAGATGAAGGAGCGCCTTCTGGAATTTCTGCAATGGCCATGCCAACCAGCCTGTATCATACTAACACAGGGCAATACA TTACTATAACTCAAGGTGGTACAATCCAGATTTCTAATCCAGCCTCTGATGGTGTCCATGGACTACAGACATTAGCAATGACAAATTCAGGAACTCCTCAGCCAGGTGCTACCATTGTGCAATATGCAGGACAATCACCTGATGGCACACAACAGTTTTTTGTTCCCGGAAGCCAAGTTGTTGTTCAAG CTGCCACTGGAGACATGCCAGCTTACCAGATTCGAACTCCCACTACTACCTTACCTCAGGGAGTAGTAATGGCAGCTTCACCAGGGACTTTGCATAGCCCTCAGCAGCTGGCAGAAGAGGCAACACGCAAGAGAGAGCTGAGACTTCTGAAAAATAG GGAAGCTGCCAGAGAATGTcgcagaaagaagaaagaatatgtCAAATGTCTTGAAAATCGTGTGGCTGTGcttgaaaaccaaaacaagactCTCATTGAGGAACTCAAGGCCCTCAAAGATCTTTATTGTCATAAAGCAGAATAA